One part of the Paracoccus sp. MBLB3053 genome encodes these proteins:
- a CDS encoding transporter, protein MQSDAFKLIFAAGLALVGTSASAQDQDLAKQLSNPVASLISLPFQFNYDSGFGSSDGHKTTLNIQPVVPFSISEDWNLISRTIIPVVWQEDIAGESGSQSGLGDVLQSFFFSPKEPGPGGLIWGVGPVFLLPTATDELLGAEKWGLGPTAVVLKQNGPWTVGGLANHVWSVAGEDDRNDISSTFLQPFVSYTTPTAWTFALNTESTYDWKGEEWSVPINMMISKVTNISGQPISFQAGARYWADAPENGAEDWGVRASITMLYPK, encoded by the coding sequence ATGCAATCGGACGCCTTCAAACTCATCTTTGCGGCCGGGCTGGCGCTGGTGGGAACATCGGCCTCGGCTCAGGACCAGGATCTCGCCAAGCAGCTTTCCAACCCGGTCGCATCCCTGATCAGCCTGCCCTTCCAGTTCAACTATGATAGCGGGTTCGGTTCGTCGGACGGACACAAGACGACCCTGAACATCCAGCCCGTGGTGCCATTCTCGATCAGCGAGGACTGGAACCTGATTTCGAGGACCATCATCCCCGTCGTCTGGCAAGAGGATATCGCCGGCGAGTCCGGCAGCCAGTCGGGACTGGGTGATGTTCTGCAGAGCTTCTTCTTTTCACCCAAGGAGCCGGGACCCGGCGGCCTGATCTGGGGCGTGGGCCCGGTTTTCCTGCTGCCGACGGCAACCGACGAATTGCTTGGGGCCGAGAAATGGGGGCTTGGTCCGACGGCTGTGGTTCTGAAGCAGAACGGGCCCTGGACGGTCGGCGGGCTCGCCAACCATGTCTGGTCTGTCGCGGGTGAAGACGATCGGAACGACATCAGCTCGACCTTCCTTCAGCCCTTCGTCAGTTATACGACGCCGACCGCGTGGACCTTCGCGCTGAATACCGAAAGCACCTATGACTGGAAGGGTGAGGAGTGGAGCGTGCCCATCAACATGATGATCTCCAAGGTGACCAATATCAGCGGCCAGCCGATCAGCTTCCAGGCCGGGGCGCGATACTGGGCTGATGCTCCTGAAAACGGGGCAGAAGACTGGGGGGTCCGCGCCAGCATCACGATGCTTTACCCGAAGTGA